The genomic interval TACGCCAGCTGTTTCGTCTGCGGGATTGTCACCGCCGCCTCCATCACCATAGTCCAGGTGACTTTGCCCAGAAATTAATAAACTATCCTAACTGATGAGCTTCTTCGTGTTTATCCTCTTCCGGGTAGATTCACTTTTTCAGTGCGCGTGTCTGTGCTCGAAGCTTTCAAGTTCACCGAAACGAAAAGTCACCACAGATATTGTTTATGTCGCGCTTAGTCGTGCCTCACGCTGTGGTTTGTCTCCTTTTCAGTTTATTTGCGTCTTAGAAAGAGCATTGCACTTGCCAAACCTTATTTCTACCTCTTTTTACGCTTTAATTGATTCAGATTTTCTGCCTGTCACCTAACAGTAATTCAACAAATACGACAGCAAAAAGCACTTTCACTTTAACTTCATGCTAGCTTTGTTGTTGAAAGTCTGAcgcatttctttttatttgccTGTGTTATTAGTCGAAAACGCCACAATGTATTGAACCCTAGATTAAAACTGCGTTTCCCTTCTCAAACACAGCGTGGGAGCGGCACAAAGTGCTCATTCCCGTCCACATCGTTCAATTAGCTGCGCTGGATTTACGCAGCTAGCTTAAAACTATCTTAAAcgaaaaataacatttattttgcaCTCCAAACGTGTGAAAATGTGCGCGTGCGCAACCGTCAACGTGCGCGCGCGAGTAATTACACGGTCATGTGTGCACAGACTGTTCTCTCATCATGTGACCAGATGGTCCTCGTGCCTAATTCTTCTCTGGCTGCTTGATAGAAGTCAGATGCTCCagtgaaggtgtgtttgtgtttgcttgtgtgtccCTTATTGCTTCCATCTTGTTGTCGCACTTTTATCAGTGTAACAAAATGGACAGTTAAatgacacacaacaacaaagatgAAACAGAAGTAAGATTCCAAGTGTCTGTCTTCCCTCTCAGGGTAATTTCGGGGGTCGGTGCATGCTGTATGGACTCGTCAACTACAATGCGACAGCAGGCCTCATTGGAGTGCAGTCATCCAGCTCCTCGTCcctgtgttattttgtgtcgGCCATATCTGTCATGGTGGCCGTGGTGTGTTTCTCGCTGTCTCTGTACTGGCTGTACAGTTTCTGCATCGACGGGGAAATCAGAAGGTAACGGCagacgtgtttgtgtgtgtcatcacaAGCTTGCTTTGCTGGTCGTCTTCACTCCAGAATTGCAAGTTTGTTAGTGGAACACAATGAAACGGGGTCAGAGTACACTCAACTCACACTAATGAAATTCCTCAGGTTAACTGGATGTGTTCGTTAGGTTTTACTGCAAGTTTTTACACACTGTCTGGCATCATTGAAGCTGCTTTTACAGTACAGACTGCAGGACTGGTGGCGAGGCAACATGGTAACAGTCACGTTGAATGCAGTTTTTTGACATAATTTCCTCATTTGATCAGAGGTTGCAATAACACTTGATCCTTCCATTCCTCTTTTCcatcgctttttttttttcgcggCTGTTCTCACGCTCTGTGTTTATTCTGTTCTCCACAGGGAGCGCATGTGGATGAACCTGATCGTGGCCGTGTCCGGCGCCTTCCTGTTCTTCCTGCTCGTCACGGGCTGCATGTTGAAGATCGGACGCGACTCGCTCTGCAACTCGGTCACACAGGCCGTTCCCAACATCACCAGGTGGCAAcaggcgcacgcacacacatagcTGCACACAATGCAGCCACAGGCACGGGCATGCACAGGCACCTCCGCACCAATCCAAAACTTCTCGCAAAGAAGTCGTGAATAAACTAAAACCAGCGTTTGAAAGCCGGatgttttacttttcatttgCTGGCTTTCCTCACACCTTTCTTTTCTGAGTCTCTCTGTCTTCGTCTCTTTTTCACAGCCCTGTTTCTCACTATTAAAAATACTGATCCTTCCAGTTCCAGTCCTGTTCTGTCAAAAGTTGGTTTGGCAGCTAAAGTATCTCCTctgagctaatgttagcaccTGTTCGACAGGGTTGAAACTTGATTACCTGCTTCTATCAGCTTTCTAACAtgcattctgtttctgtctgtcaagcTGTGAGGAGGCCCAGACGAAACAATGGGCCAGTCCAATTAAAGGAGGAAGGTTCTACAACAGTCTATACAAAGCTGAGGTCAGTGCACGTCATTGAGTTTATTTAGTGTCTAGAATCACATGGGCACAACAAGCAATTCCATAACTCTTGGCATTAGAATAAAAGATAAAGCTGAAGCAGAACCCCAATTATTGCttttattcatgtgtgtttatcttGTGTGTCATATGTGGACTCCATGGCTCCCTCTCAGACGGCAGTGTGGGTCAACTTCTTCTTCTGGCTCATCATCGGGGTTCTCGTGATCCTTCAGAAGCGTCAGAGTTCAGGTTCGAAGGCGATCGTAGGAGGGTATGGTGGGCCGGCCGGAGGGCTTTTCGGTGATCCGGGGGTGACTGCTGCAGAGACGGAGCCATTTTTCAACAATCCTGCCAGGCCACAGTGAGGACGGGTGCCGAGGATGACTTACAAAAACACATACTTAAGCACAACATGATAGGAGTAGATGTGGAAAAAGGGTAAATACATTCAGTGTACACGTCCAGTGaatacaaacacattgttttatGCCTCCACGGTGGTGACCACTGTGgccagaggcattatgtttttgggttgtcCCTCCATCGATCCCATTCTTGTGAAGGCGACATCTCAGGAACGCCTTCAGGGAATTTCGTCAAATTTGGCATAAGCATCTCCCTGAACTCAAGGATTAActaatttctgatttttttgtttatctcaGTGAACTTAAACACTGACATCCAGCAGTAGTCCACCACAATATTGCTGATAATGggcttcaggtgattgttgttgcatcATGTAATAAAGatctctatcagtcctctgtacttctctgtaaaaatagt from Chaetodon auriga isolate fChaAug3 chromosome 24, fChaAug3.hap1, whole genome shotgun sequence carries:
- the tmem179ba gene encoding transmembrane protein 179B; amino-acid sequence: MALTVLLLLELSLYASCFVCGIVTAASITIVQGNFGGRCMLYGLVNYNATAGLIGVQSSSSSSLCYFVSAISVMVAVVCFSLSLYWLYSFCIDGEIRRERMWMNLIVAVSGAFLFFLLVTGCMLKIGRDSLCNSVTQAVPNITSCEEAQTKQWASPIKGGRFYNSLYKAETAVWVNFFFWLIIGVLVILQKRQSSGSKAIVGGYGGPAGGLFGDPGVTAAETEPFFNNPARPQ